A genome region from Ignavibacteriales bacterium includes the following:
- the trkA gene encoding Trk system potassium transporter TrkA — MKIIITGMGDVGYQLAKQLSSESHDIIAIDMNNERLSYSDQMADILTINGSSTSVATLKKANVHKADLLVAVTSNEEINITTAILGKKLGAKRTIARISNAEYLDSEAGVNFSELGIDFMIYPEELAAMETVNLINRTAATDVLEFEGGKLSVVGIRLDKNAPVIHKKVFEVAQEYQNVDFRVVAIHRNFRTIIPSGSDKFLPNDQVFVISKPQGHETILQLAGKENLKFDNIMILGGGKIGRRVASLLSDKMSVKLIDANPEKAFELADKLPNTLVIKGDGRDIDLLAQEGIIDVDAYIAVTEDAETNIISCLMAKHLGVKKAIALVDKVDYIPLTQTIGLDALINKKLITANNIVRFIKKGELLSYSTLEGIDAVLIEYVAQPGSEITENTLAKLNLPKGCIIGGYVRDEQGFIGTGDTKIVAGDKVVVFSLPDAVKKLEKFFER; from the coding sequence ATGAAGATTATTATAACCGGAATGGGAGATGTCGGATATCAACTTGCAAAACAGCTCTCCAGTGAATCACATGATATAATCGCAATTGATATGAATAACGAGCGCCTTTCATATTCAGATCAAATGGCAGATATTTTAACAATTAATGGATCATCAACTTCAGTTGCAACCCTTAAAAAAGCTAACGTACATAAAGCTGACCTGCTCGTAGCTGTAACTTCAAATGAAGAAATTAATATTACCACCGCAATTCTTGGTAAAAAACTTGGGGCAAAAAGAACCATCGCAAGAATATCTAATGCTGAATATCTTGATTCTGAAGCCGGAGTTAATTTTTCGGAACTCGGCATAGATTTTATGATTTACCCCGAAGAACTTGCAGCGATGGAAACTGTAAATCTTATCAATCGTACCGCCGCAACTGATGTACTTGAATTTGAAGGCGGTAAACTTTCTGTGGTTGGGATTAGGTTAGATAAAAATGCCCCTGTAATCCATAAAAAAGTTTTTGAGGTTGCACAGGAATATCAAAACGTAGATTTTAGAGTTGTTGCAATTCACAGAAACTTTCGAACAATAATTCCATCAGGCAGCGATAAGTTTCTTCCAAACGATCAGGTTTTTGTTATTTCAAAACCGCAAGGACATGAAACAATTTTACAACTTGCAGGAAAAGAGAACCTAAAGTTTGATAACATTATGATTCTTGGGGGTGGAAAAATCGGGCGGCGTGTTGCAAGTTTATTAAGTGATAAAATGAGTGTTAAACTTATCGATGCTAATCCCGAGAAGGCTTTTGAGCTTGCTGATAAGCTTCCAAACACACTAGTAATTAAAGGTGACGGAAGAGATATTGATTTACTTGCTCAAGAAGGAATTATTGATGTTGATGCTTACATCGCGGTAACTGAAGATGCTGAAACAAATATCATTTCTTGTTTAATGGCAAAGCATCTCGGGGTTAAAAAAGCAATCGCGCTTGTGGATAAAGTAGATTACATTCCTCTAACACAAACAATTGGTCTTGATGCACTGATCAACAAAAAATTAATTACAGCAAACAATATTGTTCGATTTATTAAAAAAGGTGAACTGCTTTCTTATTCAACACTAGAAGGAATTGATGCAGTTTTAATAGAGTATGTTGCTCAGCCTGGATCAGAAATAACAGAAAATACTCTTGCAAAACTTAATTTACCAAAAGGTTGTATAATTGGTGGTTATGTTCGTGATGAACAAGGTTTTATTGGAACGGGCGATACAAAAATTGTTGCGGGTGATAAAGTTGTAGTTTTTTCTTTGCCTGATGCTGTAAAAAAATTAGAAAAGTTTTTTGAAAGATAA
- a CDS encoding fasciclin domain-containing protein yields MLKLRIVALSVLFVALSVISTNAQNMSKEKSKKDIVTTAVDAGMFKTLATALKEAGLIETLQGKGPFTVFAPTDEAFSKLPKGTIEGLLKDKDALKKILLYHVVSGNVMSGEVVKLKDAKTVEGSKVMITVKDGSVMINNSKVIKADVEASNGVIHVIDTVLLPPTK; encoded by the coding sequence ATGTTAAAACTAAGAATCGTTGCTTTAAGTGTATTATTTGTTGCATTATCAGTAATATCAACAAATGCTCAAAATATGAGTAAAGAAAAATCTAAAAAAGATATTGTCACAACAGCTGTTGATGCAGGTATGTTTAAAACTCTAGCTACTGCGCTTAAAGAAGCTGGATTAATTGAAACTTTACAAGGTAAAGGTCCATTTACAGTATTTGCACCTACAGATGAAGCTTTTTCTAAATTGCCAAAAGGTACTATTGAAGGTTTGTTAAAAGATAAAGATGCATTAAAGAAAATTTTACTTTATCACGTAGTATCTGGGAATGTAATGTCAGGTGAAGTAGTAAAATTAAAAGATGCAAAAACTGTTGAAGGCAGCAAGGTTATGATAACGGTAAAAGATGGAAGTGTGATGATCAACAATTCAAAAGTTATCAAAGCAGATGTTGAAGCATCGAACGGAGTAATCCACGTTATTGATACTGTTCTTTTACCTCCTACCAAATAG
- a CDS encoding VOC family protein — MADHLIAHCEIPSTDLDKSKDFYHKVLGWDFKAFGNGYLLFNNHKGTMVGLRQVDEVCKGESTVFHVNMPEIDSILKRVKENGGAVKRTKTVIPAMGWYALFNDPDGNTIGLYQKS; from the coding sequence ATGGCTGATCATTTAATTGCTCATTGTGAAATTCCATCAACTGATTTAGATAAATCCAAAGATTTTTATCATAAAGTATTAGGCTGGGACTTTAAAGCTTTCGGTAACGGATATTTACTTTTTAACAATCATAAAGGGACAATGGTTGGATTAAGACAAGTGGATGAAGTTTGTAAAGGAGAATCAACTGTATTTCATGTCAATATGCCTGAAATTGATTCAATATTAAAACGAGTAAAAGAAAATGGCGGCGCGGTAAAAAGAACTAAAACTGTAATTCCTGCAATGGGCTGGTATGCGCTTTTTAATGACCCTGATGGCAATACAATCGGATTGTATCAAAAGAGTTAA